From one Thermatribacter velox genomic stretch:
- a CDS encoding sugar ABC transporter ATP-binding protein, with the protein MSYLEMKEIVKSFSGVRVLDQVNFSVDRGEVVALLGQNGAGKSTLIKILSGFYSKDSGSIFLGDEEVHFHSPADSLKKGIRVIYQELEVFPDLSVAENIFAGDLPRNKIVFMPVVSRREMYRKTRELLELLGENIDPDALVKELTVSEKQVVEIARALAGRANIIVMDEPTATLTQKEVERLFAVIRRLKAQNVGIIYITHRLEEVFEISDRVVVLRDGKNTGDFRTANTSWRELVQSMIGRSLEELYPARESSIREGEEILRVEDLEVEGLYDHLSFTLHAGEIVGFFGLIGSGINELALALFGAHPARGKVMVKGRELFLRSPGHARRFRLGFIPSDRKQEAIVPEMSVKENLSLVALPKTTRYGFINSQRELDCVYQWAKKLQIKFADWDQPVKSLSGGNQQKVVLARWLANDPQVLIASEPTQGVDVGTRVEIYHIFDELAKRGIGILIFSSDLPEVMALSDRIFVMEGGKVVGEFAKGEVDQRTILYLAMGGEKEKVSVE; encoded by the coding sequence GTGAGCTATCTTGAGATGAAAGAAATTGTCAAGTCATTTTCTGGAGTTAGAGTTTTAGACCAGGTAAATTTCAGCGTGGATAGAGGTGAGGTAGTAGCTCTGCTTGGTCAAAACGGTGCGGGTAAGTCTACGTTGATAAAAATCTTGAGTGGGTTTTACAGTAAGGATTCTGGTTCAATCTTTTTAGGAGACGAAGAGGTTCATTTCCATAGTCCAGCTGATTCCTTGAAGAAAGGAATTCGGGTCATTTACCAGGAATTGGAGGTCTTTCCAGATCTGAGCGTTGCTGAAAATATCTTTGCGGGTGATTTACCTCGGAATAAAATTGTTTTTATGCCTGTGGTCAGCCGAAGGGAGATGTATCGGAAGACCAGGGAGTTGTTGGAGCTTTTGGGAGAGAACATTGACCCCGATGCTCTGGTTAAAGAATTAACGGTTTCTGAAAAACAAGTGGTGGAGATAGCACGGGCACTTGCTGGTAGAGCGAATATTATCGTCATGGATGAACCAACGGCTACCTTGACCCAAAAAGAGGTGGAAAGGCTTTTTGCAGTTATTAGGCGCTTGAAAGCTCAAAACGTGGGTATCATTTATATTACTCATCGCCTTGAAGAAGTTTTCGAAATAAGTGATCGGGTTGTTGTTCTTCGTGATGGAAAGAATACTGGCGATTTTAGGACTGCTAATACTTCGTGGCGGGAATTAGTTCAGTCAATGATTGGCAGGTCTCTTGAAGAGCTTTATCCTGCTCGTGAAAGTAGTATTAGGGAGGGCGAAGAAATTCTTCGGGTTGAGGATTTAGAAGTGGAAGGACTCTATGATCACTTAAGTTTTACTCTGCATGCTGGTGAAATTGTTGGATTTTTCGGCCTTATAGGTTCAGGCATCAATGAACTGGCTTTGGCTCTTTTTGGTGCTCATCCTGCTCGTGGTAAGGTGATGGTGAAAGGACGAGAATTATTTTTACGTTCCCCAGGTCATGCTCGGCGTTTCAGATTGGGTTTCATTCCTTCGGACCGCAAGCAGGAAGCAATTGTTCCTGAGATGAGTGTCAAGGAGAATCTTTCTCTGGTAGCTTTGCCCAAGACTACCCGTTATGGATTTATAAATAGCCAAAGAGAGTTGGATTGTGTGTACCAGTGGGCGAAAAAGCTGCAAATAAAATTTGCAGATTGGGATCAACCGGTTAAGTCCCTCAGCGGTGGTAATCAGCAGAAAGTTGTTCTGGCAAGATGGTTGGCAAACGATCCCCAAGTTTTGATCGCTTCTGAGCCCACACAGGGCGTTGATGTAGGGACAAGAGTAGAAATTTACCACATTTTCGATGAGCTGGCAAAGAGGGGTATTGGTATTTTGATTTTTTCGTCGGATTTGCCAGAAGTTATGGCATTAAGTGATCGCATTT